In Pseudoliparis swirei isolate HS2019 ecotype Mariana Trench chromosome 11, NWPU_hadal_v1, whole genome shotgun sequence, a genomic segment contains:
- the six6a gene encoding homeobox protein SIX6a isoform X1, whose protein sequence is MFQLPILNFSPQQVAGVCETLEESGDVERLGRLLWSLPVAPAACEVLNKNESVLRARAVVAFHTGNFRELYHILENHKFTKESHTKLQALWLEAHYQEAEKLRGRPLGPVDKYRVRKKFPLPRTIWDGEQKTHCFKERTRHLLREWYLQDPYPNPSKKRELAQATGLTPTQVGNWFKNRRQRDRAAAAKNRLQQQVLSGGSVRSLADDDGTVDRLGNSSSPEASLSSKAAASAISITSSDSECDI, encoded by the exons ATGTTTCAGCTGCCCATCTTGAATTTCAGCCCCCAGCAGGTCGCCGGGGTCTGCGAGACTCTGGAGGAGAGCGGGGACGTGGAGCGCCTCGGCCGCTTGCTCTGGTCGCTGCCCGTCGCGCCGGCGGCCTGCGAGGTCCTCAACAAGAACGAGTCGGTGTTGAGGGCCCGGGCAGTCGTCGCCTTCCACACCGGCAATTTCCGTGAACTCTACCACATCCTGGAGAACCACAAGTTCACCAAAGAGTCGCACACGAAGCTGCAGGCGCTGTGGCTGGAGGCGCACTACCAGGAGGCGGAGAAGCTGCGGGGCCGCCCGCTGGGGCCCGTGGACAAATACAGGGTGCGGAAGAAGTTCCCCCTGCCCAGAACCATATGGGATGGAGAGCAGAAGACGCACTGCTTCAAGGAGAGGACCCGGCACTTGTTAAGAGAATGGTATTTGCAGGATCCCTACCCGAACCCCAGTAAAAAGAGGGAGCTTGCACAGGCTACAGGACTTACACCCACACAAGTAGGAAACTGGTTTAAAAACCGCAGACAAAGAGATAGAGCAGCGGCTGCGAAGAACAG GCTCCAGCAGCAGGTCCTGTCCGGCGGCTCGGTTCGCTCCCTGGCGGACGATGACGGCACCGTGGACCGCCTGGGGAACTCCTCCAGCCCGGAGGCCAGTCTGTCCAGCAAAGCAGCCGCCTCGGccatctccatcacctccagCGACAGTGAATGTGACATCTGA
- the six6a gene encoding homeobox protein SIX6a isoform X2: protein MFQLPILNFSPQQVAGVCETLEESGDVERLGRLLWSLPVAPAACEVLNKNESVLRARAVVAFHTGNFRELYHILENHKFTKESHTKLQALWLEAHYQEAEKLRGRPLGPVDKYRVRKKFPLPRTIWDGEQKTHCFKERTRHLLREWLQQQVLSGGSVRSLADDDGTVDRLGNSSSPEASLSSKAAASAISITSSDSECDI, encoded by the exons ATGTTTCAGCTGCCCATCTTGAATTTCAGCCCCCAGCAGGTCGCCGGGGTCTGCGAGACTCTGGAGGAGAGCGGGGACGTGGAGCGCCTCGGCCGCTTGCTCTGGTCGCTGCCCGTCGCGCCGGCGGCCTGCGAGGTCCTCAACAAGAACGAGTCGGTGTTGAGGGCCCGGGCAGTCGTCGCCTTCCACACCGGCAATTTCCGTGAACTCTACCACATCCTGGAGAACCACAAGTTCACCAAAGAGTCGCACACGAAGCTGCAGGCGCTGTGGCTGGAGGCGCACTACCAGGAGGCGGAGAAGCTGCGGGGCCGCCCGCTGGGGCCCGTGGACAAATACAGGGTGCGGAAGAAGTTCCCCCTGCCCAGAACCATATGGGATGGAGAGCAGAAGACGCACTGCTTCAAGGAGAGGACCCGGCACTTGTTAAGAGAATG GCTCCAGCAGCAGGTCCTGTCCGGCGGCTCGGTTCGCTCCCTGGCGGACGATGACGGCACCGTGGACCGCCTGGGGAACTCCTCCAGCCCGGAGGCCAGTCTGTCCAGCAAAGCAGCCGCCTCGGccatctccatcacctccagCGACAGTGAATGTGACATCTGA
- the ppm1aa gene encoding protein phosphatase 1A isoform X5 yields MGAFLDKPKMEKYNSRGEGNDVRYGLSSMQGWRVEMEDAHTAVIGLPHGLDPWSFFAVYDGHAGSQVAKYCCEHLLEHITSNSDFQRALQADTSVDSVKNGIRTGFLQIDEHMRTISEKKHGVDRSGSTAVGVIIAPSHIYFINCGDSRGLLSRAGGVHFFTQDHKPSNPLEKERIQNAGGSVMIQRVNGSLAVSRALGDFDYKCVHGKGPTEQLVSPEPEVYAIERSEGEDEFIILACDGIWDVMANEELCDFVRSRLEVTDDLERVSNEIIDTCLYKGSRDNMSVVLICFPGAPKVSTEAVKREADLDKYLEGRVEEIIKKQGEEGVPDLVHVMRTLASESIPNLPPGGELASKRSVIEAVYNKLNPYRSDDTKQ; encoded by the exons ATGGGTGCATTTTTGGACAAACCAAAGATGGAAAAATACAATTCCCGTGGTGAGGGCAACGACGTGAGGTATGGGCTGAGTAGCATGCAAGGTTGGCGAGTTGAGATGGAAGATGCGCACACAGCAGTCATCGGTCTGCCTCACGGCCTCGACCCCTGGTCATTCTTTGCTGTTTATGATGGGCATGCTGGCTCTCAGGTGGCCAAATACTGCTGTGAGCACCTGTTGGAGCACATCACCAGCAACTCAGACTTCCAGCGTGCTTTGCAGGCGGACACATCTGTAGATAGTGTGAAGAATGGGATCCGCACAGGATTCCTGCAGATTGATGAACACATGCGAACCATCTCTGAGAAAAAGCATGGCGTGGACCGCAGTGGTTCCACAGCAGTGGGAGTGATTATTGCGCCGAGCCATATCTACTTTATCAACTGTGGCGACTCACGGGGACTCCTCAGCCGGGCCGGAGGTGTGCACTTCTTCACGCAGGATCACAAACCCAGCAACCCTTTGGAGAAGGAAAGGATCCAGAATGCCGGGGGCTCAGTCATGATCCAGCGAGTTAATGGGTCTCTAGCTGTGTCTCGGGCTTTGGGAGACTTCGACTACAAGTGTGTGCATGGAAAAGGTCCTACAGAGCAGCTCGTGTCCCCGGAGCCCGAAGTGTATGCAATAGAGAGATCCGAAGGGGAAGATGAATTCATTATACTGGCTTGTGACGGCATCTGGGATGTAATGGCCAATGAGGAACTGTGTGACTTTGTCAGGTCAAGGCTAGAGGTGACGGATGATCTTGAAAGAGTCAGCAATGAAATTATTGACACCTGCTTGTACAAG ggaAGCCGTGACAATATGAGTGTAGTTTTAATCTGCTTTCCTGGGGCGCCAAAGGTTTCTACAGAAGCGGTAAAACGGGAGGCTGATCTGGATAAATATCTGGAGGGCAGAGTGGAAG AGATTATTAAAAAGCAGGGGGAGGAAGGTGTCCCTGATTTGGTCCACGTTATGCGGACGTTAGCATCCGAGAGTATCCCTAACCTCCCTCCAGGAGGAGAACTGGCAAGCAA ACGAAGTGTTATTGAAGCGGTATACAACAAACTCAACCCCTACCGAAGTGATGACACA AAGCAGTAA
- the ppm1aa gene encoding protein phosphatase 1A isoform X2, translating to MGAFLDKPKMEKYNSRGEGNDVRYGLSSMQGWRVEMEDAHTAVIGLPHGLDPWSFFAVYDGHAGSQVAKYCCEHLLEHITSNSDFQRALQADTSVDSVKNGIRTGFLQIDEHMRTISEKKHGVDRSGSTAVGVIIAPSHIYFINCGDSRGLLSRAGGVHFFTQDHKPSNPLEKERIQNAGGSVMIQRVNGSLAVSRALGDFDYKCVHGKGPTEQLVSPEPEVYAIERSEGEDEFIILACDGIWDVMANEELCDFVRSRLEVTDDLERVSNEIIDTCLYKGSRDNMSVVLICFPGAPKVSTEAVKREADLDKYLEGRVEEIIKKQGEEGVPDLVHVMRTLASESIPNLPPGGELASKRSVIEAVYNKLNPYRSDDTDPDILFFRGFS from the exons ATGGGTGCATTTTTGGACAAACCAAAGATGGAAAAATACAATTCCCGTGGTGAGGGCAACGACGTGAGGTATGGGCTGAGTAGCATGCAAGGTTGGCGAGTTGAGATGGAAGATGCGCACACAGCAGTCATCGGTCTGCCTCACGGCCTCGACCCCTGGTCATTCTTTGCTGTTTATGATGGGCATGCTGGCTCTCAGGTGGCCAAATACTGCTGTGAGCACCTGTTGGAGCACATCACCAGCAACTCAGACTTCCAGCGTGCTTTGCAGGCGGACACATCTGTAGATAGTGTGAAGAATGGGATCCGCACAGGATTCCTGCAGATTGATGAACACATGCGAACCATCTCTGAGAAAAAGCATGGCGTGGACCGCAGTGGTTCCACAGCAGTGGGAGTGATTATTGCGCCGAGCCATATCTACTTTATCAACTGTGGCGACTCACGGGGACTCCTCAGCCGGGCCGGAGGTGTGCACTTCTTCACGCAGGATCACAAACCCAGCAACCCTTTGGAGAAGGAAAGGATCCAGAATGCCGGGGGCTCAGTCATGATCCAGCGAGTTAATGGGTCTCTAGCTGTGTCTCGGGCTTTGGGAGACTTCGACTACAAGTGTGTGCATGGAAAAGGTCCTACAGAGCAGCTCGTGTCCCCGGAGCCCGAAGTGTATGCAATAGAGAGATCCGAAGGGGAAGATGAATTCATTATACTGGCTTGTGACGGCATCTGGGATGTAATGGCCAATGAGGAACTGTGTGACTTTGTCAGGTCAAGGCTAGAGGTGACGGATGATCTTGAAAGAGTCAGCAATGAAATTATTGACACCTGCTTGTACAAG ggaAGCCGTGACAATATGAGTGTAGTTTTAATCTGCTTTCCTGGGGCGCCAAAGGTTTCTACAGAAGCGGTAAAACGGGAGGCTGATCTGGATAAATATCTGGAGGGCAGAGTGGAAG AGATTATTAAAAAGCAGGGGGAGGAAGGTGTCCCTGATTTGGTCCACGTTATGCGGACGTTAGCATCCGAGAGTATCCCTAACCTCCCTCCAGGAGGAGAACTGGCAAGCAA ACGAAGTGTTATTGAAGCGGTATACAACAAACTCAACCCCTACCGAAGTGATGACACA GACCCAGACATCCTCTTCTTCCGTGGTTTCAGCTAG
- the ppm1aa gene encoding protein phosphatase 1A isoform X3, whose protein sequence is MGAFLDKPKMEKYNSRGEGNDVRYGLSSMQGWRVEMEDAHTAVIGLPHGLDPWSFFAVYDGHAGSQVAKYCCEHLLEHITSNSDFQRALQADTSVDSVKNGIRTGFLQIDEHMRTISEKKHGVDRSGSTAVGVIIAPSHIYFINCGDSRGLLSRAGGVHFFTQDHKPSNPLEKERIQNAGGSVMIQRVNGSLAVSRALGDFDYKCVHGKGPTEQLVSPEPEVYAIERSEGEDEFIILACDGIWDVMANEELCDFVRSRLEVTDDLERVSNEIIDTCLYKGSRDNMSVVLICFPGAPKVSTEAVKREADLDKYLEGRVEEIIKKQGEEGVPDLVHVMRTLASESIPNLPPGGELASKRSVIEAVYNKLNPYRSDDTDSASTDDMW, encoded by the exons ATGGGTGCATTTTTGGACAAACCAAAGATGGAAAAATACAATTCCCGTGGTGAGGGCAACGACGTGAGGTATGGGCTGAGTAGCATGCAAGGTTGGCGAGTTGAGATGGAAGATGCGCACACAGCAGTCATCGGTCTGCCTCACGGCCTCGACCCCTGGTCATTCTTTGCTGTTTATGATGGGCATGCTGGCTCTCAGGTGGCCAAATACTGCTGTGAGCACCTGTTGGAGCACATCACCAGCAACTCAGACTTCCAGCGTGCTTTGCAGGCGGACACATCTGTAGATAGTGTGAAGAATGGGATCCGCACAGGATTCCTGCAGATTGATGAACACATGCGAACCATCTCTGAGAAAAAGCATGGCGTGGACCGCAGTGGTTCCACAGCAGTGGGAGTGATTATTGCGCCGAGCCATATCTACTTTATCAACTGTGGCGACTCACGGGGACTCCTCAGCCGGGCCGGAGGTGTGCACTTCTTCACGCAGGATCACAAACCCAGCAACCCTTTGGAGAAGGAAAGGATCCAGAATGCCGGGGGCTCAGTCATGATCCAGCGAGTTAATGGGTCTCTAGCTGTGTCTCGGGCTTTGGGAGACTTCGACTACAAGTGTGTGCATGGAAAAGGTCCTACAGAGCAGCTCGTGTCCCCGGAGCCCGAAGTGTATGCAATAGAGAGATCCGAAGGGGAAGATGAATTCATTATACTGGCTTGTGACGGCATCTGGGATGTAATGGCCAATGAGGAACTGTGTGACTTTGTCAGGTCAAGGCTAGAGGTGACGGATGATCTTGAAAGAGTCAGCAATGAAATTATTGACACCTGCTTGTACAAG ggaAGCCGTGACAATATGAGTGTAGTTTTAATCTGCTTTCCTGGGGCGCCAAAGGTTTCTACAGAAGCGGTAAAACGGGAGGCTGATCTGGATAAATATCTGGAGGGCAGAGTGGAAG AGATTATTAAAAAGCAGGGGGAGGAAGGTGTCCCTGATTTGGTCCACGTTATGCGGACGTTAGCATCCGAGAGTATCCCTAACCTCCCTCCAGGAGGAGAACTGGCAAGCAA ACGAAGTGTTATTGAAGCGGTATACAACAAACTCAACCCCTACCGAAGTGATGACACA GACTCTGCGTCCACAGACGACATGTGGTAA
- the ppm1aa gene encoding protein phosphatase 1A isoform X4: MGAFLDKPKMEKYNSRGEGNDVRYGLSSMQGWRVEMEDAHTAVIGLPHGLDPWSFFAVYDGHAGSQVAKYCCEHLLEHITSNSDFQRALQADTSVDSVKNGIRTGFLQIDEHMRTISEKKHGVDRSGSTAVGVIIAPSHIYFINCGDSRGLLSRAGGVHFFTQDHKPSNPLEKERIQNAGGSVMIQRVNGSLAVSRALGDFDYKCVHGKGPTEQLVSPEPEVYAIERSEGEDEFIILACDGIWDVMANEELCDFVRSRLEVTDDLERVSNEIIDTCLYKGSRDNMSVVLICFPGAPKVSTEAVKREADLDKYLEGRVEEIIKKQGEEGVPDLVHVMRTLASESIPNLPPGGELASKRSVIEAVYNKLNPYRSDDTKSGGSS; the protein is encoded by the exons ATGGGTGCATTTTTGGACAAACCAAAGATGGAAAAATACAATTCCCGTGGTGAGGGCAACGACGTGAGGTATGGGCTGAGTAGCATGCAAGGTTGGCGAGTTGAGATGGAAGATGCGCACACAGCAGTCATCGGTCTGCCTCACGGCCTCGACCCCTGGTCATTCTTTGCTGTTTATGATGGGCATGCTGGCTCTCAGGTGGCCAAATACTGCTGTGAGCACCTGTTGGAGCACATCACCAGCAACTCAGACTTCCAGCGTGCTTTGCAGGCGGACACATCTGTAGATAGTGTGAAGAATGGGATCCGCACAGGATTCCTGCAGATTGATGAACACATGCGAACCATCTCTGAGAAAAAGCATGGCGTGGACCGCAGTGGTTCCACAGCAGTGGGAGTGATTATTGCGCCGAGCCATATCTACTTTATCAACTGTGGCGACTCACGGGGACTCCTCAGCCGGGCCGGAGGTGTGCACTTCTTCACGCAGGATCACAAACCCAGCAACCCTTTGGAGAAGGAAAGGATCCAGAATGCCGGGGGCTCAGTCATGATCCAGCGAGTTAATGGGTCTCTAGCTGTGTCTCGGGCTTTGGGAGACTTCGACTACAAGTGTGTGCATGGAAAAGGTCCTACAGAGCAGCTCGTGTCCCCGGAGCCCGAAGTGTATGCAATAGAGAGATCCGAAGGGGAAGATGAATTCATTATACTGGCTTGTGACGGCATCTGGGATGTAATGGCCAATGAGGAACTGTGTGACTTTGTCAGGTCAAGGCTAGAGGTGACGGATGATCTTGAAAGAGTCAGCAATGAAATTATTGACACCTGCTTGTACAAG ggaAGCCGTGACAATATGAGTGTAGTTTTAATCTGCTTTCCTGGGGCGCCAAAGGTTTCTACAGAAGCGGTAAAACGGGAGGCTGATCTGGATAAATATCTGGAGGGCAGAGTGGAAG AGATTATTAAAAAGCAGGGGGAGGAAGGTGTCCCTGATTTGGTCCACGTTATGCGGACGTTAGCATCCGAGAGTATCCCTAACCTCCCTCCAGGAGGAGAACTGGCAAGCAA ACGAAGTGTTATTGAAGCGGTATACAACAAACTCAACCCCTACCGAAGTGATGACACA AAATCTGGTGGCAGCAGTTGA
- the ppm1aa gene encoding protein phosphatase 1A isoform X1, producing the protein MGAFLDKPKMEKYNSRGEGNDVRYGLSSMQGWRVEMEDAHTAVIGLPHGLDPWSFFAVYDGHAGSQVAKYCCEHLLEHITSNSDFQRALQADTSVDSVKNGIRTGFLQIDEHMRTISEKKHGVDRSGSTAVGVIIAPSHIYFINCGDSRGLLSRAGGVHFFTQDHKPSNPLEKERIQNAGGSVMIQRVNGSLAVSRALGDFDYKCVHGKGPTEQLVSPEPEVYAIERSEGEDEFIILACDGIWDVMANEELCDFVRSRLEVTDDLERVSNEIIDTCLYKGSRDNMSVVLICFPGAPKVSTEAVKREADLDKYLEGRVEEIIKKQGEEGVPDLVHVMRTLASESIPNLPPGGELASKRSVIEAVYNKLNPYRSDDTLSLQKAIRPLGFLCIVWCSLNP; encoded by the exons ATGGGTGCATTTTTGGACAAACCAAAGATGGAAAAATACAATTCCCGTGGTGAGGGCAACGACGTGAGGTATGGGCTGAGTAGCATGCAAGGTTGGCGAGTTGAGATGGAAGATGCGCACACAGCAGTCATCGGTCTGCCTCACGGCCTCGACCCCTGGTCATTCTTTGCTGTTTATGATGGGCATGCTGGCTCTCAGGTGGCCAAATACTGCTGTGAGCACCTGTTGGAGCACATCACCAGCAACTCAGACTTCCAGCGTGCTTTGCAGGCGGACACATCTGTAGATAGTGTGAAGAATGGGATCCGCACAGGATTCCTGCAGATTGATGAACACATGCGAACCATCTCTGAGAAAAAGCATGGCGTGGACCGCAGTGGTTCCACAGCAGTGGGAGTGATTATTGCGCCGAGCCATATCTACTTTATCAACTGTGGCGACTCACGGGGACTCCTCAGCCGGGCCGGAGGTGTGCACTTCTTCACGCAGGATCACAAACCCAGCAACCCTTTGGAGAAGGAAAGGATCCAGAATGCCGGGGGCTCAGTCATGATCCAGCGAGTTAATGGGTCTCTAGCTGTGTCTCGGGCTTTGGGAGACTTCGACTACAAGTGTGTGCATGGAAAAGGTCCTACAGAGCAGCTCGTGTCCCCGGAGCCCGAAGTGTATGCAATAGAGAGATCCGAAGGGGAAGATGAATTCATTATACTGGCTTGTGACGGCATCTGGGATGTAATGGCCAATGAGGAACTGTGTGACTTTGTCAGGTCAAGGCTAGAGGTGACGGATGATCTTGAAAGAGTCAGCAATGAAATTATTGACACCTGCTTGTACAAG ggaAGCCGTGACAATATGAGTGTAGTTTTAATCTGCTTTCCTGGGGCGCCAAAGGTTTCTACAGAAGCGGTAAAACGGGAGGCTGATCTGGATAAATATCTGGAGGGCAGAGTGGAAG AGATTATTAAAAAGCAGGGGGAGGAAGGTGTCCCTGATTTGGTCCACGTTATGCGGACGTTAGCATCCGAGAGTATCCCTAACCTCCCTCCAGGAGGAGAACTGGCAAGCAA ACGAAGTGTTATTGAAGCGGTATACAACAAACTCAACCCCTACCGAAGTGATGACACA ttgtCCCTTCAGAAAGCCATCAGGCCCCTTGGCTTCCTCTGTATTGTGTGGTGCAGCTTGAATCCATAA